The following are encoded in a window of Flavobacterium psychrotrophum genomic DNA:
- a CDS encoding DUF3127 domain-containing protein, which translates to MTITGTIESIEYRNTAGHEKKVVTLVPDHRQKAFVEFRGRRMDEIATYKENDEIQVDVTLEGKISKNSGIQYNNLVAFAVREA; encoded by the coding sequence ATGACAATAACAGGAACCATCGAAAGCATTGAATACCGCAATACCGCAGGCCACGAAAAGAAAGTAGTAACCCTTGTGCCAGACCACAGGCAAAAAGCATTTGTAGAATTTCGCGGCCGCCGTATGGATGAAATTGCCACCTACAAAGAAAACGACGAAATACAGGTAGACGTTACCCTGGAAGGTAAAATAAGCAAAAACAGCGGCATACAGTACAACAACTTGGTAGCTTTTGCGGTGCGCGAGGCGTAG
- a CDS encoding HipA family kinase produces the protein MLPVRKTIHQATKVYDTGAKPLLVTCDDLNDWVLKHNDPYKLINEILGSKFAQVWGLDTPGICLINAQDEHIPQNKSLQIRNFRKLCFGSFYLKSSIHVDKSSTSIFEDHSFRKKIKQKEDLLLIGLFDIWLSNEDRTHNNSNLLLNITDISDYRFCVFDHGEIFNSGSLKYGLAQITEDESIINTDLTSILFKKGTKLETAVDNIVETFYLCVSECKEALPNIISLIPAEWKIDTEALEENLRKQLFNEKWLKDCITSFRSFIQIKFYNK, from the coding sequence GTGCTACCAGTACGAAAAACCATTCATCAGGCTACGAAAGTGTATGACACCGGTGCAAAACCGCTGTTAGTAACCTGTGATGATTTAAATGATTGGGTACTTAAGCATAATGATCCTTATAAACTCATCAATGAGATATTAGGATCTAAATTTGCACAGGTGTGGGGTTTAGATACGCCTGGTATTTGTTTAATAAACGCACAAGATGAACACATACCCCAAAACAAATCGCTCCAGATTCGAAATTTCAGAAAGCTATGCTTTGGATCCTTTTATCTAAAGAGTTCTATTCATGTCGATAAATCTTCAACTTCCATTTTTGAAGATCACTCTTTTAGAAAGAAAATCAAACAAAAGGAAGACCTGTTACTGATTGGGTTGTTTGATATTTGGTTAAGCAACGAAGACCGGACACACAATAACAGTAATTTGTTATTGAATATTACAGATATATCAGATTATAGATTCTGCGTATTTGACCATGGAGAAATTTTTAACTCCGGGAGCCTAAAATACGGTTTGGCTCAGATTACAGAAGATGAATCAATTATAAACACAGACTTAACCAGTATATTATTTAAAAAAGGCACAAAATTAGAGACAGCAGTCGATAACATTGTAGAAACTTTCTACCTTTGCGTATCTGAATGCAAAGAAGCTCTTCCAAACATCATCAGTCTTATACCCGCCGAATGGAAAATTGATACTGAAGCACTTGAAGAAAATCTCAGAAAACAATTGTTTAACGAAAAATGGCTTAAAGATTGTATAACATCTTTCAGGTCATTCATTCAGATAAAGTTTTACAACAAATGA
- a CDS encoding phage terminase large subunit gives MAKIRWAMMKLLIKQEHAIYYLKDNLTEEVLYGGAAGGGKSALGCLWLIEMCQKYPGTRWLMGRSKLKTLKETTLNTFFELATLLKLGNQFSYKSVEHIIQFKNGSQILLKDLFYYPSDPNFDSLGSLEITGAFIDECSQVAYHAWQIVKSRIRYKLTEYGLIPKMLGSCNPAKNWAYKEFYKPCRDGLLAPHRRFIQSLPTDNPHLHPSYLQSLLRLDKNSRERLYFGNWEYDDDPATLIDRDAIADYFNPIHIPQQGLKYMTIDVARKGRDKTVFRIWHGWVCIAREAIAKSGLDEVVGRARILQTKHGIALSNIIADEDGVGGGVVDFLKCKGFINNSSPLEMREGNAYIKPNFDNLKSQCSIKMAEMITNRLSGEICTSDTVQQTTTEEMEQVKLKDIDRDGRQGILPKERVKELIGRSPDEWDSIMMRYWFALRKSYSARVRIG, from the coding sequence ATGGCCAAAATCCGCTGGGCGATGATGAAGCTGCTCATTAAACAGGAACACGCCATTTATTACCTTAAAGACAACCTTACCGAAGAGGTGCTTTATGGCGGTGCTGCCGGTGGTGGCAAGAGTGCCCTGGGATGCCTGTGGCTTATAGAAATGTGCCAAAAATACCCCGGTACGCGCTGGCTCATGGGGCGCAGCAAGCTCAAAACCCTTAAAGAAACCACGCTCAATACCTTTTTTGAGCTTGCCACGCTGCTAAAGCTGGGCAACCAGTTCAGCTATAAGTCGGTAGAGCATATTATCCAGTTTAAAAACGGCAGCCAGATACTGCTTAAAGATTTGTTCTACTACCCGTCTGATCCCAATTTTGACAGCCTGGGTTCGCTAGAAATTACCGGTGCTTTTATAGACGAATGCAGCCAGGTGGCCTATCACGCATGGCAAATTGTTAAGAGCCGCATTCGTTATAAGCTTACCGAATATGGCCTTATACCCAAGATGCTGGGCAGCTGTAACCCTGCAAAAAACTGGGCATATAAGGAGTTCTACAAACCCTGCCGCGATGGATTGCTAGCACCGCACCGCCGCTTTATCCAGAGCCTGCCTACGGACAATCCGCACTTGCACCCCAGCTATCTGCAATCGCTTTTGCGGCTCGATAAAAACAGCCGCGAACGCCTTTACTTTGGCAACTGGGAGTATGATGACGACCCCGCAACCCTGATAGACCGCGATGCCATTGCCGACTATTTCAACCCCATCCACATTCCGCAGCAAGGGCTTAAGTACATGACCATAGACGTTGCCCGCAAGGGTCGCGATAAAACAGTATTTCGCATTTGGCACGGCTGGGTGTGCATTGCCCGCGAGGCCATTGCAAAATCAGGGCTGGACGAGGTGGTAGGCCGTGCACGCATACTCCAGACAAAACACGGCATTGCGCTAAGCAACATTATTGCCGATGAAGACGGGGTGGGCGGCGGGGTAGTCGACTTCCTGAAATGTAAGGGCTTCATCAATAATTCGAGTCCGCTCGAAATGCGCGAGGGCAATGCCTACATCAAGCCTAACTTTGACAACCTTAAAAGCCAGTGCAGCATCAAAATGGCCGAGATGATAACCAACCGCCTTTCGGGAGAGATTTGCACCAGCGACACCGTACAGCAAACCACCACCGAAGAAATGGAACAGGTAAAACTAAAAGACATTGACCGCGATGGCAGGCAGGGCATCCTCCCAAAAGAGCGTGTTAAAGAACTCATAGGCCGATCGCCCGATGAGTGGGACAGCATCATGATGCGGTATTGGTTTGCGCTGCGAAAGAGTTATAGTGCCCGGGTTCGTATTGGATAG
- a CDS encoding GIY-YIG nuclease family protein — translation MIKTLGTHNYYVYILTNKIKTVLYTGVTNNLKDRLYFHQNPEANSKAFTTKYKCFYLVYWEHYSDINIAIDREKQIKGWKRDKKDKLVSEFNTEWRFLNDEI, via the coding sequence ATGATTAAAACTTTAGGCACGCATAATTACTACGTCTATATTTTAACCAATAAAATTAAGACGGTTCTTTATACCGGTGTAACAAATAATTTAAAAGACCGGTTATACTTCCATCAGAATCCAGAGGCTAACAGCAAAGCATTTACAACAAAATATAAGTGCTTTTATCTGGTATACTGGGAACATTATAGTGATATAAATATTGCAATTGACAGGGAAAAACAGATTAAAGGATGGAAAAGAGATAAGAAAGATAAACTGGTGTCGGAATTTAATACGGAATGGAGATTTTTAAATGATGAAATATAA
- a CDS encoding helix-turn-helix transcriptional regulator yields MEGLDIKKRREELGLTQKELGDLIGASRETIINYEKGKPIPRSKSEILNKVLQEGTVYNKKVVGEEVVRFAEPIENKNGNRFLELPNGKFYMLMPLAEFEVQAGFLDNYQDSDFLMDLSQHGIMVDKTVQGRYVAFRVNGDSMDNGSSHAIGRNSIVTTRELQRQHWVSKLRYRDFPYWVIYTTQSKLPLLKEIIEHNTEEGYITCHSLNDSPEFTDFRLYMNDIQALFYVIDVNRTVSKKVVY; encoded by the coding sequence ATGGAAGGATTGGATATAAAAAAACGTCGTGAAGAACTGGGGCTGACCCAAAAAGAGCTTGGCGACCTTATTGGCGCCAGCCGCGAAACCATTATTAATTATGAGAAGGGCAAGCCTATACCGCGCAGCAAAAGTGAAATATTAAACAAAGTGTTGCAGGAGGGTACTGTATATAATAAGAAAGTAGTGGGCGAGGAAGTAGTGCGTTTTGCCGAGCCGATAGAAAATAAAAATGGTAACCGTTTTCTTGAACTACCAAACGGCAAGTTCTATATGCTTATGCCGTTGGCCGAGTTTGAAGTGCAGGCGGGCTTTTTAGACAATTATCAGGATTCTGATTTTCTTATGGACCTTAGTCAACACGGCATCATGGTAGATAAAACGGTACAAGGGCGCTATGTGGCTTTTCGCGTAAACGGCGATAGTATGGATAACGGCAGCAGCCACGCCATAGGCCGAAACAGCATTGTTACCACCCGCGAGCTGCAACGCCAGCACTGGGTTAGTAAGTTGCGCTACCGCGATTTTCCGTACTGGGTTATTTACACTACGCAAAGTAAGCTGCCGCTTTTAAAAGAAATCATAGAGCATAATACTGAAGAGGGCTACATTACCTGCCACTCGCTAAACGATAGCCCTGAGTTTACTGATTTTCGATTATATATGAATGATATTCAGGCGCTGTTTTATGTTATAGACGTAAACAGAACCGTGAGTAAGAAGGTGGTGTATTAG